CCGCGAGGAACGCGTCGTACGTGTAGAACCCGCGGGCCAGGCACGACGCGTCATTGCGGTGTAGGAGGAGCCGCTCGAAGAGGGCCCTGGACACGATGGACGCCACGGCCTTGGCGCCGGTAGGAGTGTTGCCGCAGCCGCTGCACTGGGTCTGGCAGCCGGCGCCGCAGTAGTCGGCCGTGCTGCCGCAGAACCCGAAGCGGCTGCAGCAGAGGCAGTTCGCGCACTTGGCGCCGTTGGCCTGCGCGCCGCACATTTGCGCGCGAGCTCCCGTGGTGACGAGCGCCGCGGCCAGGACGGCCAGGATAGccgtcgccgccgtggccaggctCGGAGGAGCTCTCGGTGTCGACATGGTCTGATGGGTTTGGCCTTTGCTGCTGGATATGCATGGCTCTAAATGTCGCCCTTTTATAGACCAGATTATGATGGGGTTTGTCGATGGAGGAAAGTCGTCGGCTCGTGCCTACTGGCCACTGCAACATGGCGCGCTTGTACTTCTTTTGATTCAAGAACTTGTCCTAGATCGCATCTTTGAAAAACTTATATAATTCGAAGTCAGAGCATTAGCAGCCGGCCATGTGAGTGAACTGGCGGTCTGTTTACAGCTTATTAGGGGCTCCTATCCGGTTGCTGAAAGCTATAAACAACGAAGGCCTGTTTGACATGGACGAATTTTAGAGGAATTTCATTGTAGGCACTAACATGTCAAGATGCTAGCCTGCATAATCTGCGGCATCAGATCGACAGATGCTTGGAAGTAGACACGGAACTAAGAATTCATGTCATCCCACCTCTTTACTTTTCCAGCCCCGTTGATTATCGTGAATTCGTGATCCCCAAGTATCCCAAGTATGAGAGCATCACTAACCGATCTCCTACAATTTAGAGGAGTAAATGGTTGAGTATTCTTTGAAGGAATATTTTTGCTCCTTGAGAAAAGCATGGTTTCTAACCGAACCCTTATACTTAACTCCTGAAAAAAGCACAAATTTGGTGCAAATTTCATTCAAACTCCTTCATCAAACTTGATTCAACGAGTTGCATAAACTATTTTACGTAACTTAGACAAAATTTAAACAAGATTGCGTAAAAATTAAAGAAACTACTCGTTATCGCTCTTGTTTATCAACTCTCCCATTCCGATTCGGTCATGGTCTCCTCGCCCACTCTGCCAGCACCGCCTTGGTCCTTTTCGCCGGCACCGCCCTGGCCCGTTCCATCACCACCGTTGTTGCCATCTCCGTCGCTGTTGGAGCCGGAGTCGTCGCTGGAGCAAATATAAATGACAGGCGCCACATCGGACTTGTACAACTCATACAACCGCCGCTCCTCCTCGACACGGTCTAGGTACAAGCGGCAAAGCTCTCTCATATACGCCTCGCCGGCTTGCTCCGCCTCAAGGTGCTCACGGGCCTCCAGGTCTTCCCGCATCTCCGTACGGTGGCCACCCGGGGGTTGACGGGAGCCAATTGCGGTGGGCCATCGGGGAAGTCGAACTGTGTCATGGAGGCGCACCGACATCATGTGGTACTCCCGCGTCGCCTACACCACCAATTGGAATGATCCAATCTAAATCTTCCTGTGGATTTCACGGTCGGTGATCTCCGCAACGCACGTCCCCCACACTTGCTACTTCACGTCGAGGTATTACCTCTACGGCAGCAGCGGCGGTGGGAAGTCGGGGAAGAGTAAAGCTCCGCTTTGAGAGGAGGAAGCACCGCCGCGACCGTGGGCTCGAGCTGTGCGTGGCGGCGTGGATCCACAATTTTGATTGATGACGGGGAGTGGTTGGGAGTGGGCGTGGTGAATTTTCCGCTAAGTGTTTTGGCTTTGATAACAACGCAATTAGCGGCATGATCATGTGCTTGAGCTACTCAGGTATATCTACATGGCACAAGACGGTTCTTTACCCCTCTGGAAGGAAAAGATGGGAGACGACATTTTAGATGCGTTTATTTCTTTGGTCGTAGGAAACTGGTACTACTAAAAGAGGTTCTGCACCAGGAGGCAAGGGTAGAATCAAATCATGTACACAAAATTAATGTTGCACCCACACTAGCCTTCCTAGTTGTTCCGAGGAGACTTCAAATCTAACAAGTGCAAAAACTAaccaagcggttgtaccgctccctcTGTGGAGTGGATAACTACAATCACAACCAATACATAAGCGTTGTATCACGTACATAAGCGGTTGTATTGTGTACataagcggttgtaccgctccttcCTAGAGCGGTACCACCGGACCATGTACTTGTGACGCtctcgattcaaccgtacactaatcatgcacgcaaatatgtacggccaagatcagggactcacgggaagatatcacaacacaactctagacacaaaatgaaataatacaagcttcatattacaagccaggggcctcgagggctcgaatacaagttcaatacacaagagtcagcggaagcaacaatatctgagtacagacataagttagacaaggatgccttaagaaggctagcacaaaagcaacacgatcgaagaggcaaggcctcctgcctgggacctcctaactactcctggtcttcggtggcctccatgtagtagtatccgtcggcggtggcatctggctccagggatccaccatctggttgaaacaaccagaaagaagaaagaaggggggaaaagggggagcaaagcaatcatgagtactcatccaaagtactcgcaagcatcagatctaaactaagtatgcattggtatcaaatggaagggctgtatctgtggactgaactgcagaatgccagaatagaggggaaggcctagcctatcaaagactagcatcttcaagcagctccaagcatcttgcagcatgtagaagagtaaagaatagcattttatattaacaagcatgttgtagcaataatgcccagagatccttcatCGACTCCCTGCGaaaaagcaatcccggagccacataacttaagtatccatttctagttgtattagatcaagatataagtctgaacgtccattaccgtggacacggtattcgaatatgtatcttccctgcaggggtgcaccacgttttccaacacgctcaatcactctggccggacacacttttctgggtcaatgcccggcctcggaagatcaacacgtcgtagccctacctaggctcagcagagaggtccccgccggtctacatcctaagcactccggggtctgggcccatcgcacgttgcactccggatcgttgCGCGCAGGGCGGATCCAGGCTGCCCGGATggcgccggcccagccgtgccgcaatgctaaactggacgtctgacaaagcttcggctgatactgcgacgtcgaggcccataaatattctcgcgtggtggttagtgcgtaaaggccaaaggccaactcagaacaaatacccaaaccatagtgtattattagcttgcggagacgagcagagactcacgataatgtgaccccgtcgccccgtctcaaggaaatacggcaagggcaagCCCAGCCCACTCGAGGGTTGCCTGGcttcccggccgtgcctcgtaaccatcttgcgggtgctctccaggcccgcctgactttcccaaaggtctcaagtaatgtcaaggtatctgtgtgtccaaacatcaaagagaaaacccaaggaatcaccctcggaggattccactcaatgtaatcatcaaggtgaacgtaagagggaccaccctcgaggttcacacttgaggtgttgaacgacagagccgtatcgggaatggtgaaagaggaaatcaccctcgatgaccacaaccgaatagctacactacagaattatcatcaggagtgcgttatgagggatcacccttggcactcgatagtagctctgcagagttgagcaacaaaaggggcgtgatatgatgtgaggtgtcgggctctggtcgtcgatcacgtagatcgagtcgtcgatgatgaagcaggggcaacaaggacaagtgggggtcactgatggatcactaaccaacctatactaagcagtttaggagaagcaggtaggtaacaatagcaggtataaaagcaggctatgcatcagaataggagcaatcaaatacagtagcaaaatctaatgcaagcatgagagaatggaatgggcgatatcgggatgatcaaagggggggctttcctggaagctccgttgaaagggaagaagggttgtcgatgacgtagtcgatcacaggggcatcaacaacggtctcggggtctaccggagagaagagggggaagaaacagtaaatacatagcaagcaagagcataacaggacaacaggcagagctagacgtgttctaatgcggtgctacacaataccggcgaagggggaaaacatccgggaaagcttTCCCGAAgcttggcattttcggacagatgaaacggagggggaaagttgcatgtttgctatgctagggatgcgggGTGGACGAACGGACCATGtactcggattcgtctcgttgttctgagcaactttcatgtataaaactttttcatccgagttactgaTTATTTTTtacgattttctaaagttttagtaATATTCTAAAAATTCCTGAAATTTTGCCAAGTCTGAGAATTCGCCAGTTTTAAATATCTTTTAGCTGTTTTCAAAAGGCTACAACTATGGACCTGTACCTCCTATGATTTTGTGCCTTATATCAATTTTGAGCATTTTTCTGTGATCTAGAAGATAGTAGCACTTTCATCTCTGTTAGAGTTAATTTGCTTGATCATCAACAGCTCTAAAGTAGCTATGAAAATAAAACTGTTTTCAGTTTTTCTATTAACAGAACATTGAATTTTGTGATTTTCGTAGGAATTAATTCATgcatcaaatggatttggtccagTGGAATAAAATGAAGTTTGTCAAGTATAATTTCTACTCATATTAATTTTAACCATGTTAACCGCTGATTAGACGTTGTTTAGAGGCTGTACAGAGGGCCAGACAATGTCAAATTAGAAAAGCTAGCActagctacagtaactgaatgttactatAGCAGTGTAGCATAGCAGCGCATTGGCAGTGGCGTGGCGCAGGCGATGCAGTGCACGGAGAGCGCGGGACGGCGCGCGTTGCGTGCGGCCGGCGCGGTGTGGGTCGCGGCCAGGGGCGGCGGTGCGCTGGGAGCGGAGCtccagggcaggggcggcgcggcggagcaagtgcagcagcagcagtcggcAGGGGAGTGAGGTCGCGCGCGGGGCAACGGCGAGGCGAAGCGAGCGTCGCAGGGCAGCGTTGCGCCTGCGGGCAGTGGGCGGTGGGGCCGACAAGCAAGGGAGGGACGAGTGGAGGGCCGAGTAGAGTCGGCCGCGGGcgcagcggcgggcggcgcggcgcggagcAGGGcgcgggccgcggtggtggagcagcatCACAGTAGGACCAACAGCAGCTACACGGCAACAGCAATAGCAGCACAACCACGAGCAGCAGGAGCATGTGAGCGTGTACGCGGACGCGAAGCTCCGACTATGGCGAGCAGCGGCGACATTCGGCGCGGATAGAGACCGGGAAAGGGGGGATTCGGAAGAGGAGCTCACCGAGGAGCACAAGGAGGCTCGGTGTACGGTTTAGGAGCTGCAGGGGCTTCGAATTCCGGCAATGGCGTCAACAGCCGGACGAAGAAGAAGCGCTCGATCCGGATGAAGAGTAGGTGCCCAGCTCGTCCTGTGGTCGTGGACGATGCAGAGGACGACGATGGCGAGCGCATGAACCGCCCCGGTTGAGCTGATGCCCGGGACggacgaagccggctgccgcggaCCTCCTGGACGTCCTCCCGCCCGAAGGCGACGAGGGTTGCCGCGACGGTGATGAGGCAGCGGCGAAGGGGAGCTGAGGAGGGGAACGAGCGCGTGGtcgagagggagagagcgaggggaatGGAGTGGATGAGAGCGGACGTCCTTATCCCCTCCTGGCGTCGGCGCGCCGAGGAGGTGGTTGGGCGGGAGCACGTCCCTGTTGTGGTCGAGACAGAGGAACAGGAAGGGAGGGGGAGCGACCGAGAGGGCAAGATGGGCCGGCTGGGTCGGTCTGGTGGGCTAGGCCCAGCGGGAGTCAGGGGggattctttttttgtttgtttattttgttttactttttaaaacttttcttgtttcttttattttagttagCAAAATAGTTTTACTAAAATATACAACTGTCTCCATAAATTGAGTTACAAAATAACCCACTGACACAAAAGGTTTCACTCGCAATTTAAATAGTTTGATATTTTATAAAttataaagggcatttaattaattaTTATAGCCACTGCTATATTCActaaagggcatttaaatacttTAAAAAAAGTGTTGGGTCatcaccataattagttatggaatattttcCACTATTTGAACATTTTaatttgcatgtttgagaaatttaaattttggaatttaatttgaATTGGTTTGGACCAACGTGGGACCTAGCAACAGTAAAAGTGATGACaaggcatcattagcaggggattactgtagcttaattatccgggcgtcacagtactGGTCCAACTACCACGTgaggggtgattcctcggggttgACAGCTGTCCACGAGCGATGGCCAAGCATTTGTTCTGGTTATTCTTGTAATAACCGATGCAACCGTGTCTCAAGTGGTTGTACCCTCTCGAAGCCGTGGTCAGGCCTGGCGCATGGGGGCGGTTGTGCCAACCCATGTACCACCCCAACAACCGCCCGAGAGGTGACTCCCCCGGGTGTAGGGctgcaagaaaaactcaaggctcGTGAGCGGCACGAAATCGTCTCGTATTTTGGCTCAACTCAAGATCGACTCGAAAAGATATGAGCTGAGTATGAACACTGTATGTAGCTTGATCGAGAAACGAGCTGATCTTGAGGTAACACCGATTCACTCAATTTTAGCTCGATAGCCCGGTATCATATAATTTTCTtacataatttaaatatatattaaGAAGAAATGGAATAATTTATATTACCATATAGATAGTAAAAAGTaataatttattaccatatatgttGTGTACTAGTTTTCTCATTTCACCTACTACCAAAGATCGAAGCGTAATTAAGTGCAGAGAAAATTTAGCCCTAAGATGGTATATGGTCAGCCATGTGATAAATATCATGTTATTTTGGCAAAAGTGCACCTTCGATTTCTTCTCTTACTAGCTAATCCACGATCTCTTGCTATTAGGTACTAGCCTTCTATTGAGAGAGAATAAGTTGAACTATATAATGGTTTCTTATGTTGTGTTGTGGCTGACCTTGTTTGAAATTTTGTCTTAGATTATTAAAAAAAATCATCTTATTTAGCTCGAGATCGTTACAAGATGAGCACGAGCCACTTTCTACCGCTCGACCTTGAGCTTCGCTCAGTTTGAGCTTGCTCAAATTTTAGTATAAGTTGAGCCGAGCCTAATCCAACTCGTCTGAACTTGACTCGTTTGCAGTGGCTAGGCCGGTGCGGTGGCTGGGCAGTTATCCAAGATATTCTCGTAATAACTTGTGTAACCGGTGGGTAGGGCTGTTCTACGCCATAGCCACAGCAGCCAGGGTATACTGCttggagcggttgtaccactcACATGAGTGGTGGTAACGCACCTGTGTGTCCTTGCACATAACGGTTCGATTTGGAATAGGACTATTTACAACCGCTCCACAACTTATATTGTTATCTTTATAGCTAACAAAAATAAATGCATTATACGAatttgacacacatgtcataaaAGTGACAATCACATGGCTCCAGCCTTCATGTCGtaccatgacacgcaggtcatgttaataaTTCACAACATATATAATCTCATTAATATGACGTTATACCACATCACTTCCTCATCTTGCAAAATCAAGTTAGAAGCCTCTAATCGGTCTATGCAAAAAAAATCATGGTTGCTAGGGTTTCGAAACAAACCGCTGCTACCTACGTTcatcatcatcaagtatgattattctaGTTGCTAGTTTAACATCCGGGGTGTATGAAACATGAGACTTAATgaaaaatctcgagccccatactatgCTTCGTTAACGTATGCCCCCATGTAGATCACATCTACAAGCCCTCTCTTTTTCGTGAAACTTCATCTTTCTTAATTAAGGTGAAATCCAAAGAATTGAAGCACATCTTTGATCTGACAACCAACATACTATGAGAAGCATAGAAGAACTATGGATAGCCAAAACTTTGTAACAAAATCTGACCATGACGCTAAGATCCGAAAAATTGCAAACTCAAGGGAAGCAACAAGAATCTCAAGTAATAGATTGCATCTACTAACAACTGATGTTATCTACTATCCGCGCGAAACCAATTTGTCAAATAATAAATCTCATCTACTACTTGAACAAAATAATTGTGCAATACCCGCACCTCACATAGATCGCAACCTACATCTACTCATAGCTCgctcatgatgccactcttggGAATATAGTAGTAAAAGACAAATATGCACCTACGAACCATCCTAGGATCACTATGAACATTCAAGTACGATTGGATCTAGATTAGATCGCTTACCAACGTAATGCAATAGAGGGGAGAGTTCGAGAAGCGTGCTGATGCAGATCGAGCACCgaactgatggaaatatgccctagaggcaataataaaatggttattattatatttcctaaatcatgttaaaggtttattattcatgctagaattgtattgaccagaaacttaaatacatgtgtggatacataaacaaataccgtgtacctaatgagcctctactagactagctcgttgatcaaagatggttaaggtttcctaaccatagacatgtgttgtcatttgataacgggatcacatcattaggagaatgatgtgatggacaaaacccatccgttagcttagcataatgatcgttcagtttattgctattgctttcttcatgtcaaatacacattccttcgactatgagattatgcaactcccgtataccagaggaataccttgtgtgctatcaaacgtcacaatgtaactgggtgatcataaatatgctctacaggtatctctgaaggtgtttgttgagttggcatagatcgagattaggatttgtcactccgagtatcggagaggtatctctgggccctctcggtaatacacatcataagcttgcaagcaaatgaaaaaggagttagtcacaaggtgatgtattactgaatgagtaaagagacttgccggtaacgagattgaactaggtatgaagataccgacgatcgaatctcgggcaagtaacatactgatggacaaacggaattacgtatgttgtcataacggttcgaccgataaagatcttcgtagaatatgtaggagccaatatgggcatctaggttccgctattggttattgaacggagaggtgtctcggtcatgtctacatagttctcaaacccgtagggtctgcacgattaacgttcgttgacgatatagtgttatatgggttatatgttttggtgactgaatgttgttcggagtccaggatgagatcacagacatgacgaggagtctcgaaatggtcgagaggtaaagattgatatatatataggacgatggtatttggacactagaagtgtttcgggacgtaccgggaaggaatcgggttaccggaaggggttccgggcaccccccggcaagtaatgggccttatgggccaaaggaggggacataccagcccacaagggggctggtgcgcctcctcgcttgtttggccagccctatggatggaaaggggggggggggcgccaccctctcCTGCCTTTCCCCGCAAtgcaaataaggaaaggggggtgcgGCCTGGGATGgatcccaagtaggattcctcctacttgggtgcctcctttGGCCGCTCCTCCctcccttccacctatatatatgtgggagggggcgcctagcacataacagacaattgcctagccgtgtgcggcgcccccctccaccgtttacacccccggtcatatttttgtagtgcttaggtgaagccctgcagagatagcttcatcatcaccgtcaccacgccgtcatgctgctggaactcatctactacctcgccgtcttgctagatcaagaaggcggaggacgtcaccgagcggaacgtgtgcagaatgcggaggtgtcgtacattcagtacttgatcggttggagcacgaagaagttcgactacatcaaccgcgttgttaaacgcttccgcttacggtctacgagggtacgtagacacactcccccctcattgttatgcatctccatggatagatcttgtgtgtgcgtagaattattttgttttc
This window of the Triticum aestivum cultivar Chinese Spring chromosome 5D, IWGSC CS RefSeq v2.1, whole genome shotgun sequence genome carries:
- the LOC123120952 gene encoding uncharacterized protein; protein product: MVDALKAGSDQRVERAATAKNLACSESIGTCSRPTTSSARRRQEGIRTSALIHSIPLALSLSTTRSFPSSAPLRRCLITVAATLVAFGREDVQEVRGSRLRPSRASAQPGRFMRSPSSSSASSTTTGRAGHLLFIRIERFFFVRLLTPLPEFEAPAAPKPYTEPPCAPRESMKDLWALLLQHAC